Genomic window (Festucalex cinctus isolate MCC-2025b chromosome 7, RoL_Fcin_1.0, whole genome shotgun sequence):
AACTGTGTGTAGCTCCGTGTTTCGAGTGTCATTTAACCTACTGACAGATTCAACTGacactgatttaatgagctcatacaatattgtattttctattgtattaatttcttcatttaaattcaaaatgtttttgatatttttagatACAGCTAATAAACAATTTAAACATGTCAATGTGAAAATCTGAGTGAAAAACATGACGGATCATAAATTAGAATTGTCTAATCCAATGAATAGaagtttggttaaaaaaaaaaaaaaagttaaataaactcCATAAATGAAATGTTTGGCGTAACAATTTAGCATTAATAAAATAAGTGCACAAATTAAATGCATAAGATTAACAATGTAGCAATCAGGGATCGATGTATAAATATATGCGTAATTCTAGATTTGTTGGGGTATTTGGACAAAACCATGCCACAGACATATTAAGACACCCAGGAGCTGTTTTAAATGGTGAGGAAAAaatataatgttttgtttttgttaaaaggtCTCTGGCATCCtttgttaaaatatgtatgAGTGAGCCATCATATGAGACTGTTTGTGGTGTTAACGAATTGTGGAGTATACCATACACAGCTATAGTGTGCAAAGGCAATATTATATTCATATAGCATATTGGGTGAAAACTCAGTTCTTACCATTTAACACCTCATTGCTAACTTTGGATAGTATCTTAAATTCTCGTAGTGGTGTGGTGACACCGGTCACACTGCCCATCATGCTGCCCAATCCCAAAAGCAGAAGCATGGAGAAGTACAGCACTGACCATAACTGAGGCAGGGGCATATTTTGAATGGCTTCACTGTACAAAATGAAAGCAAGACCAACCCCTTCTACTGCCTGAAACAgaaaagcgagagagagagagaggcaaaaattcagttataagaATTTATGACTGCAATCTGACTTGAGTTGGCCTGTCATGTGTTAAGATGGAATTTACTCAAGAATAAAGTGTGTATACAATTAGTGTAGTGGATGCATGTGATGTGGCACAGGAAGCAGAAACATTGCCAAAATCCAGGGGCCCAGTTATACAGGCTACATTTacaaacagtttttgtttttttgtagtgttgttccgataccgtttttttggcccccgataccgatacccagctttgcagtatcggctgatactgcaataggatatcttagatcggcatgcagtgagcatgtcacatatcagtgaaagtcgtgcacgagcaagacgcaagatgctgcatccaaagtcctacattagcgttggaattaatggtatcggcatgttacttgtgagtactcaccgataccgataccactgttttaatgcagtatcgacacctctgccgataccagtattgatatcggaacaacactagttttttgtttattttttatttttatacatttgttttcagATTATTCACTTTTCAAAAGGATTGTGGCATTCATCAGTATATGtacttaattaattaactaattaatagaCTAATATTTTTGTTGGCCATTGTTGGTTGGTTTCTTAACTATGCAAAAATTGCCTTGCAGTAGAGCACAAACCATGCATGAATAACAACAAAGACGCATCGATTGTGTTGTAACAGCAATGCAAGAGGAGTAGAGTGATGAAAAACATACCGTGTCTAGTTCATCATTTAGGTCACAGGTTTCCAGTTTATTGCCAATTTCAGCAAACTGCTCCGGGTATGTTGCATTGAGGGTTTTAATCCAGTCAAACACATTGTTCATGTCGATAGTGTCCTCCGCCAGATTAAAGGTATTTAGCAACAATATACGCGTCCTGGAAGACAAGACAGTAGTACTGTTCACTCTTTAAACACAGACATTGGACAAGTACTAAAACAGTAACACTATCTATTACCTAAGACTAGCACCATAATTCATTTGGTGGTATTAATACCCAAGGTCAAAATTGCTCTGATTTGAATCATCAATCACACACAACAATGAGCAAACCATACTCACCTCTCCAGGCAGTTCTCATAGTTAACTGTAGCTTTAAAGCCATAGATGGAAAAGGTGACGATGGAAGCAAAGATGGAGGTTCCACTGTTGATGAAGGAGACAATGAAGGCCTGACGCTCAAAATTGTTGTTGTACTGATTGTAGCTAGAATACGCTATGAGCCATCCTAATCCCAAacccagagagaaaaaaatctgagTGGCAGCATTTATCCATGCAGTGGGATTGGCCAGTTCTTCCAtctaaaaaaatgcacacataaaGATCAACATGTAGGTAACACATTCAGGCGCAAGTTGTATATCGCTGCCGTTGGCTGAAACCTCGTAATTTCATGTTTGGTTGTCATTTTTACGAATTATTGACCAAGCTAAACTGTTGACAATGGCTTGctgtctttgatgatgcaatgttaacagctcctgaaaagtgatgattttggaggtacaagattTTGACCCAATGCCAGCGATATTCTCCTTAGCCATAGTAACATACTGTATATGCTATCAGTATGTGAGGCAACTTCAACATTGTACTGATGGTTTTTGTTATCATGTAATAATGGCACAATTATTACATTGTTACCTTTGGGGTGAACATGTACGTGATGCCATGGATGGCACCAGGAAGAGTCAAACCCCTAATGAGGTAGATAATGAGGACCACATAGGGAAATGTGGCAGTGAAGTAAACCACCTGCAAACAGAGGCAAACAACAAAATTTGTATTCTGACAATCCTTTGAAGACTTAATTCTGTGCCCATTTGTGTGGTTTTGGGGCTTCTGTGCGACACTCAAAAAGAAGGATCAGCCACAACAAGGTGTATGAAGAGAAGAATGTGAAAAAAGAAGACTATATACCAGAGAAAATTGAAGCAAGCTGGCTCATACTCATTCATATCATTAGTTCTTGTCAAAGGCAGAGCAAGTTTGTTTTACAGTCTTATCTTATTGTTATGCTTGTGGTGTAGTGCCAACTTCTACCTTCCCAGATGACTTTATTCCATTGTTAATGAAGAGGTAGGTAACCATCCAGGCCAGCAGGAGACACAAAGCCTGACTTGTTTGAATGCCTCCATTCTCTTCGATAGAAGAAGAAATGCCAAGTGTTTCTCTATAAAAGAAGTACTGCGTTGAAGAAGCCTTTTGGCACTCTTCTACTGGTCCTGTCAGGTTGGCATTAACAGGGCAATCTGACCAGGGCAGGACAGACTGTGAAGGCAAACCAGTGAAAGGTTATTGTTAAGGCCCCGATGAGCTTAGAATTCCATCCGGAATGTCAAATATATCCGGTAAATTAGCTCACCTGAAATGAATTAAAGAGGTACCAGAAACTCCATGCATTGATGACATTGTAGTAGATGAGAATGTACACGGATGCTACAACAGTGGCAATACCTGCAACGAGAGATTTAAAATGAAGattatttcttttaaatgtgtggctttttgctgtttgttttgttcacaGGTGTCTGTgtgataaatatatatatatatatatatatatatatatatatatatatatatatatatatatatatatatatatatatatatatatatatatatatatatatatatatcctactgtataaaaaaaaagtagctacaAACTTCAAACTAATTCAAATTACAAACTGTTCTCTACATCACAGTTAGCTTTCTTGCTAATGTAAGTGGCTGACCCAGGCACATGCCGGTTACGTCCAAATTAAGAGCATACCTTGCTGTGGTTTTACAATACAGCAGTCAAATGGTTACAGTAGTTATTTGGTTCTGTAGCTCTAAACTGTAATGCTATGTTAGTTTCAAGTAACTTACCCACGCCTCCCAAATACGGGCTAATAGCCGACCAAGCACCAATGCATCCCAAGCGCATCATTTGACCAACGGCAATCTCCATATAGAATAAAGGCACACCCACAATGAACAGCATCAGTAGATATGGAATCAAGAAACCCCCTGTTGGAGGAAGGAACAATTAAAAATATGGTCTTTACTTGGTTCTACAGCATGAAGCCATTTTTTGTGTACTAGTCTGTAGCTTCTTCGGGTTcttcatcattttaaaaaatgtaatactgtaattttaaaacttcatcagtaggtgaattagtaaatgaagtgccatttgccatttCCTGCACAGTGCACACCGCTCTACACTGCCCCCCTGTGGTGCCGGTATACACAGTCTAAATTCAGGAGGCTGCAGGTTGCATACAACGATGCTCTGAGACTCCTGCTGAAGGTCCCTCGGTGGACAAGTGCCAGCCTGTTGTTTGTGCAGAATAATGTCACAACATTGCATGCTGTCATACGGAAttctgtatttacatttttaatgagaCTTATGGACtcacaaaataacattttacatGCTCTTGTAAGACCTGAACAGAGTTGTGTAAAGTACACTTCTGTGCTCTAGAGGCGCTGGAGAGTGTGTTTGTATGGATTGTAAATGTATTATATATTCTCTGTTTGTTctcttttatgttattttatgaacctttttatgtctgaaataaaatgtgattgatTTATAAATCACAAAGCAATACAAAGTCAAGATAAAACAGATAAGAGCAATGCAATAAGACTTTGACTGTCTACAAACGCGCTATATAGAtgcataatagtaataataataataataataataatagtaataataataataataataataatcataataataataataattattattattaattaattaattattattaatttttgttattgttcatttttgttattattattattattattattattattattattattattattattattattattattacaacggGATgtaggacaaaaaaataaaattaaaaccaaaacaatataaaaagcGTTAATGGTCGCATTGATTGTCCTTCAGCCAACCACGTTGTTTGTTGGTTGTAGCTCAAATACTAAATATAAATGGCTCCATCAAGTCTCTTAATGTATTTGGGACATTTACTGTGTGACGTACTTACAGTAGTTTTACATACACATTCAAACACATAACGAAATagcataattaaaataaataaataatattaatagcATTAATGTAGCATTGGTTGTATGACTGAGGTGAAATTAAATTTCGGATTTTCACAGGcagtgtcctttttttccagtttcatgctgctcttgttttattttatatttgtgtgtCGCTTAAATAATTATGTCATTAAGCCTTATCGCC
Coding sequences:
- the LOC144022386 gene encoding sodium- and chloride-dependent transporter XTRP3-like; this translates as MDLLLSTQLQHRDRTVWNRLTCTDMEKDARPNWDNSLQFLLACISYAIGLGNVWRFPYLCQMHGGGGFLIPYLLMLFIVGVPLFYMEIAVGQMMRLGCIGAWSAISPYLGGVGIATVVASVYILIYYNVINAWSFWYLFNSFQSVLPWSDCPVNANLTGPVEECQKASSTQYFFYRETLGISSSIEENGGIQTSQALCLLLAWMVTYLFINNGIKSSGKVVYFTATFPYVVLIIYLIRGLTLPGAIHGITYMFTPKMEELANPTAWINAATQIFFSLGLGLGWLIAYSSYNQYNNNFERQAFIVSFINSGTSIFASIVTFSIYGFKATVNYENCLERTRILLLNTFNLAEDTIDMNNVFDWIKTLNATYPEQFAEIGNKLETCDLNDELDTAVEGVGLAFILYSEAIQNMPLPQLWSVLYFSMLLLLGLGSMMGSVTGVTTPLREFKILSKVSNEVLNGIVCLILLLLSLALTTSSGNYWFTIFNEYGASFSMLFVVLIEIVAVSYVYGLKRFEKAIEDMIGHRPNWYLKIMWGIISPLLLIVLLIFYIVNYIRGGTPTYQAWDKELGKTVVKDYPVFAQVFIAILLVSVVSCVPITALYVYCTNRKRSTSFKHSQSVSTISN